One stretch of Dissulfurimicrobium hydrothermale DNA includes these proteins:
- the acpS gene encoding holo-ACP synthase, translated as MSNAAIWPDAMIIGIGVDIVHIPRIKRAVLRWGGRFTSRIFTEDELEYYLGRKDPYQGLALCFAAKEACSKALGVGIGKTMGWRDVSITHLASGKPMLNLTGSAFKISQELGASLWHVSLSHEAAYGVAMVVAET; from the coding sequence TTGTCAAACGCGGCCATTTGGCCTGATGCCATGATCATCGGTATAGGCGTTGATATCGTCCACATACCAAGAATAAAAAGGGCTGTGCTTCGCTGGGGAGGGCGTTTCACCTCTCGCATCTTCACTGAAGATGAGCTTGAATATTATCTCGGGCGCAAGGATCCCTATCAGGGTCTCGCCCTTTGTTTTGCAGCCAAGGAGGCATGTTCAAAGGCGCTCGGTGTGGGTATCGGCAAGACTATGGGGTGGCGCGATGTATCTATAACACATTTGGCGTCTGGCAAACCCATGTTAAACCTAACCGGTTCGGCCTTCAAAATATCGCAAGAGTTGGGTGCAAGTCTGTGGCATGTAAGTTTAAGTCATGAAGCAGCTTATGGTGTAGCGATGGTCGTGGCAGAGACTTAA
- a CDS encoding cation diffusion facilitator family transporter — translation MRSVKVAITANFLVTCLKFIVAFSSGSASMLAEAVHSLADTLNQGFIWVGIIRSKIGPSKEFPFGRGQERYVWGLISACGIFFVGAGVTIYHGIVALVYPREPLITNWTLAVLAVSFIAEGSSLVVAIIDKKDCDTANLAVLLEDSAAVFGLFLAAVAVLLTRFTGHIYWDAVGSIIVGVVLAAIAVILIFTNLEYLIEKASPEELHNEVREYLKDMPLVEDIKDIRMIVLTPDTHRIRAEVELNGYLLIKEMSESLKEDYEQIENFTDFLQFCAAFANRITRTVGAKIDEMEDALKKKAPYLKNVDIKPS, via the coding sequence ATGAGATCGGTAAAGGTCGCTATAACTGCAAATTTTTTGGTCACCTGTCTCAAATTCATAGTGGCCTTTTCAAGTGGGAGCGCCTCAATGTTAGCCGAGGCTGTCCATTCCCTCGCCGATACGCTCAACCAGGGATTCATATGGGTCGGGATCATAAGGAGCAAGATCGGACCATCTAAGGAATTTCCATTTGGGAGGGGGCAAGAGCGTTATGTATGGGGGCTTATCTCCGCGTGCGGAATATTTTTCGTTGGTGCCGGCGTTACGATATATCACGGCATAGTGGCCCTGGTATATCCCCGTGAACCACTGATAACCAACTGGACGCTTGCAGTGCTGGCGGTCTCCTTCATCGCTGAAGGAAGTTCGCTCGTGGTTGCAATTATTGATAAAAAAGATTGTGATACCGCAAATCTGGCGGTCCTTCTCGAGGACAGCGCCGCTGTATTCGGCCTATTTCTGGCAGCGGTCGCTGTATTGTTGACCAGGTTTACAGGACATATCTATTGGGACGCCGTCGGTTCCATTATAGTTGGTGTCGTGCTGGCGGCTATTGCTGTGATCCTGATCTTTACAAACCTTGAGTATCTAATAGAAAAGGCCTCGCCGGAGGAACTCCATAATGAAGTGCGTGAATACTTAAAAGATATGCCCCTTGTAGAAGATATCAAGGATATAAGGATGATAGTTTTAACCCCTGACACCCACAGGATCAGGGCCGAGGTGGAACTCAATGGATATCTCCTCATAAAAGAAATGAGTGAGAGCCTCAAGGAGGATTATGAACAGATCGAGAATTTTACTGATTTTCTTCAATTTTGTGCGGCATTTGCAAATCGCATAACCAGAACAGTCGGAGCCAAGATCGACGAGATGGAGGATGCCCTTAAGAAAAAGGCCCCCTATCTAAAGAATGTTGATATAAAACCGTCTTGA
- a CDS encoding ChaN family lipoprotein translates to MRYNLFLSSIFFAVFLFCAGRVEVVFAKAMVITDESRSMDITVRFDPARHKIFGEAITRLKPLTEAVFRKKGFDLKEIKINGKVVTPKPESDSWFFKISAPQKGADVVIRFERNIQPDPTDRTDVTDVMKRSDFVALLDNWCPIFEGLAYYRLSATIPKGLVAVSEADDIEEKGTTDNRGDKKYVTYVFDFPHPRDDVSLVIGQYQISKLDCGSIGLYAYLFPEDSGLASTYLKKARDYIKFYEGLIGPYPFKRFAVVENMAPTGLGFATYTLLGQQVIRLPFIVDTSFGHEILHSWFGNSIYVDYGQGNWCEGLTTYLADYLYKERKGEGKAARHDMLINYQSYVHKDNTLPIHDFASQFDKAAKAVGYDKCAFVFHMLRHEIGNEAFYKAIKKLVSDYSFKVVSWNDLEHIFSQVSGKDLSYFFSEWLGRSDVPILSITMDPSATGIIIEQHTEIPYVLDVPMLVETASGAKTLWKKIDAKKNIINLGPLDQVLSVTLDPNYDIFRQLSSEEFPTVLSRLFGAEKRYFVMPQSEVERRLYAGFVRFLRHIGFSELEMGSTVSHDGLKDGSFIALGDQAAADCGVKPLQGDIKNGVSVDVRSNPFNSKEVAVVINASSEKELVAVQMKLLHCGRYSFLRFENGTVVDKGQKTTRDGIGLEVMPEVSGIASKDISSLDDILDKVASKRVIFFGERHDNFGHHLAELQVIKGLCRRGRKIAVGMEMFQRPFQVFIDRYLKGEIDERQFLTKTEYYKRWGYDYHLYRPIIEFCKAHSIPIVALNLRSEISRKVARDGLSSLTTDEKKEIPKDIDLSNAAYRNLLRNVFDNHPEGVAEDFERFFEAQVLWDEAMAKGIYEYLDNNPKRQMVVLAGAGHVAFGYGIPSRLSRRGDDSQAIIIAGGRENIERGMADYFLFPSDVPAPFSAKLGVLLDDKGGRLIIKEVMPGSVAQSSGLRAGDVILAFDGRPLKTVEDLKLDLLFKDEGSKASIRILRKGKTLKDEIIEVGPFESQNPAMQDIHRRISTGKDRRGAMGR, encoded by the coding sequence ATGAGATACAATCTGTTTCTGTCGTCTATCTTTTTTGCGGTATTTCTTTTTTGTGCCGGGAGGGTAGAGGTTGTTTTTGCGAAGGCCATGGTCATAACGGATGAATCAAGATCTATGGACATAACGGTGAGGTTTGATCCGGCAAGACACAAAATCTTTGGAGAGGCTATAACGAGGCTGAAACCCTTGACGGAGGCTGTATTCCGCAAGAAAGGGTTTGATCTCAAGGAGATCAAGATCAATGGGAAGGTGGTGACCCCTAAACCTGAATCTGATAGTTGGTTTTTTAAGATATCCGCCCCCCAAAAAGGGGCCGATGTTGTCATCCGTTTTGAAAGGAACATCCAACCGGATCCAACAGATCGTACTGATGTGACTGATGTGATGAAACGATCTGACTTTGTGGCACTGCTGGATAACTGGTGCCCTATCTTTGAAGGGCTTGCCTATTATAGATTGAGTGCCACGATACCAAAAGGGCTTGTTGCCGTCTCCGAGGCGGACGATATAGAAGAAAAAGGGACGACGGATAATAGGGGTGATAAGAAATATGTGACCTATGTTTTTGATTTTCCTCATCCCAGAGACGATGTATCCCTTGTCATAGGCCAGTATCAGATAAGTAAGTTGGACTGCGGCAGTATAGGGCTGTACGCCTATCTTTTTCCAGAAGACAGTGGACTTGCCAGTACCTACCTGAAAAAGGCGAGAGACTATATTAAGTTCTATGAGGGGTTGATAGGGCCGTATCCATTCAAACGTTTTGCAGTTGTGGAAAACATGGCCCCGACTGGGCTTGGTTTTGCCACCTATACCCTTCTCGGCCAGCAGGTCATCAGGCTGCCGTTTATAGTCGACACCTCTTTTGGACACGAGATACTCCACTCATGGTTTGGAAACTCCATTTATGTGGACTATGGACAGGGCAACTGGTGCGAGGGACTTACCACCTATCTTGCCGATTACCTTTACAAGGAAAGGAAAGGGGAGGGAAAGGCCGCAAGGCATGACATGTTGATCAATTACCAGAGCTATGTACATAAAGATAATACCCTGCCCATTCATGACTTCGCCTCGCAGTTTGACAAGGCCGCAAAGGCCGTAGGCTATGACAAGTGCGCCTTTGTCTTCCATATGCTTAGGCATGAGATAGGAAATGAGGCATTTTATAAAGCCATAAAAAAGCTGGTTTCTGACTATAGTTTCAAGGTGGTGTCATGGAATGACCTTGAACATATCTTCAGCCAGGTATCGGGGAAGGACCTTTCATATTTTTTTAGCGAGTGGCTTGGTAGATCCGATGTGCCTATACTTTCCATTACAATGGACCCATCTGCGACAGGAATCATCATAGAGCAACATACTGAAATTCCATATGTGCTGGACGTTCCGATGCTTGTCGAGACGGCCTCAGGGGCGAAGACCTTGTGGAAAAAGATCGACGCCAAAAAAAATATCATCAATTTGGGGCCGTTGGATCAGGTGTTAAGTGTAACTCTTGATCCAAATTACGATATTTTCAGGCAACTTTCTTCAGAAGAATTCCCTACAGTGCTTTCCCGGCTCTTCGGTGCCGAAAAGAGGTATTTTGTAATGCCTCAAAGTGAGGTTGAAAGACGCCTATATGCCGGGTTTGTAAGATTTTTAAGACACATTGGTTTTTCAGAACTGGAAATGGGTTCAACAGTAAGCCATGACGGGCTTAAAGATGGTTCTTTTATAGCACTGGGGGATCAGGCCGCCGCGGACTGCGGCGTCAAGCCACTTCAGGGAGATATAAAAAACGGGGTGTCCGTGGATGTCAGATCAAACCCGTTTAATTCGAAAGAGGTTGCGGTTGTTATAAATGCCTCGTCGGAAAAAGAGCTGGTCGCCGTCCAGATGAAGCTCCTTCATTGCGGCAGATACAGTTTTTTGAGATTTGAAAACGGAACGGTAGTAGATAAGGGTCAAAAGACCACAAGGGACGGGATAGGACTGGAGGTTATGCCTGAGGTGTCTGGGATCGCATCAAAAGACATCTCAAGCCTCGATGATATACTCGACAAGGTGGCATCAAAGCGGGTGATCTTTTTCGGGGAACGCCACGACAACTTTGGCCATCATCTTGCCGAACTTCAGGTGATCAAAGGCCTTTGCAGACGAGGCAGAAAGATAGCAGTAGGTATGGAGATGTTTCAGCGCCCGTTCCAGGTATTTATAGACCGGTATCTTAAAGGTGAGATAGATGAGAGGCAGTTTTTGACAAAGACTGAATATTACAAACGATGGGGTTACGATTACCATCTCTACAGGCCGATAATAGAATTTTGTAAGGCCCATAGCATCCCCATTGTGGCGCTGAATCTCAGGTCCGAGATATCACGCAAGGTGGCAAGAGACGGCCTCTCCTCACTGACCACAGATGAAAAAAAGGAGATCCCTAAAGACATTGATCTCTCCAATGCCGCATACAGGAACTTGTTAAGAAATGTCTTTGACAATCACCCTGAAGGCGTTGCAGAAGATTTCGAAAGGTTCTTTGAGGCCCAGGTCCTTTGGGACGAGGCCATGGCCAAAGGCATCTATGAATATCTTGATAACAATCCAAAACGGCAGATGGTGGTGCTTGCCGGTGCCGGTCATGTGGCCTTTGGCTATGGTATTCCATCGCGTCTTTCCAGACGAGGTGATGACAGTCAGGCCATAATCATAGCAGGCGGACGCGAAAATATCGAAAGGGGCATGGCAGACTATTTTCTCTTTCCATCCGATGTCCCCGCCCCCTTTTCCGCCAAGCTGGGTGTATTGCTTGATGATAAAGGCGGAAGGCTGATAATAAAAGAGGTGATGCCAGGCAGCGTGGCGCAATCCAGCGGGCTTCGCGCTGGTGACGTGATCCTGGCCTTTGATGGCAGACCGCTGAAGACTGTCGAAGATCTCAAGCTGGATCTCCTTTTTAAGGATGAGGGTTCTAAGGCGTCGATACGCATACTTAGGAAAGGAAAGACATTGAAGGATGAGATTATAGAAGTTGGGCCGTTTGAATCCCAAAATCCAGCTATGCAAGATATTCATCGCCGTATTTCCACTGGAAAAGACAGGCGTGGGGCAATGGGGCGATGA
- a CDS encoding FtsB family cell division protein, with amino-acid sequence MLPSLFFLIIWSVFGPFGVWRLEKIKNRRSQLAAENINKAKLNAEMEEDIKRLKIDPNYQEQVIRKRLGFVKNGEIVYEFIDKKRDKN; translated from the coding sequence ATGCTACCCTCCTTATTTTTTCTTATTATCTGGTCAGTATTTGGGCCATTTGGAGTATGGAGGCTCGAAAAAATAAAAAATAGGCGTTCGCAGCTTGCGGCAGAAAATATAAACAAGGCGAAGCTCAATGCAGAGATGGAAGAAGATATCAAGCGCCTCAAGATAGATCCTAATTATCAGGAACAAGTTATAAGGAAAAGGCTCGGATTCGTCAAAAACGGTGAGATAGTATATGAGTTTATAGATAAAAAAAGGGATAAAAACTAG
- a CDS encoding pyridoxine 5'-phosphate synthase — MAVLIRIEHDNANGFNLVLIKRSLSILMRGIGKKDAELSILLTGDKGIIAINKEWFDRSWPTNVISFGQADGAAAQHQVGLMGDIVVSIDAAAREAVEMGVSLDERLIDLLIHGLAHILGEDHELGEAHAERMRNKERELRDILIKEKRMADLCINIDHIATIREARGITEPDPIMAAGIVELAGADGVVVHLREDRRHIKDRDVRILREVIKTRLTLEMAATDEMIGIASEIKPDIVTLVPEKRQELTTEGGLDVVRLEDDLERAVSRLHDANIPVSLFIEPEKRQIEAAQRTRAECVEIHTGRYADAPDHETEEREFERIANAARFAYDVGLRVHAGHGLNYRNTARLCQLSEIAEFSIGHSIIARAVLVGLEKAVKEMLSIVKRGHLA, encoded by the coding sequence ATGGCGGTATTGATACGGATAGAACATGACAATGCAAATGGCTTCAACCTAGTCCTTATAAAACGGTCGCTCTCCATCCTCATGAGGGGCATCGGCAAAAAAGATGCCGAACTGAGCATCCTATTAACCGGAGACAAAGGTATAATCGCCATTAACAAGGAATGGTTCGATAGGTCATGGCCGACGAATGTGATCTCGTTCGGCCAGGCTGACGGCGCTGCGGCCCAGCATCAGGTTGGGCTTATGGGAGATATAGTGGTATCTATAGATGCTGCAGCCAGGGAGGCTGTAGAGATGGGCGTCAGCCTTGACGAGAGGCTTATTGATCTCTTGATCCATGGACTTGCGCACATATTAGGGGAAGATCATGAATTAGGCGAGGCCCATGCGGAACGCATGAGAAATAAAGAGCGTGAGCTCAGAGATATTTTGATCAAGGAGAAAAGGATGGCTGATCTTTGTATAAATATTGATCATATCGCTACAATAAGGGAGGCAAGGGGCATAACCGAACCTGATCCGATAATGGCAGCTGGCATTGTTGAACTTGCAGGCGCGGATGGAGTCGTTGTGCACCTTCGTGAGGACAGAAGGCACATAAAAGACAGGGATGTACGGATATTGCGCGAGGTCATAAAGACGCGGCTTACGCTTGAAATGGCGGCGACGGATGAGATGATAGGGATTGCCTCTGAGATTAAGCCCGATATTGTAACGCTCGTTCCCGAAAAGAGACAAGAGCTCACTACAGAGGGTGGCCTGGATGTCGTCAGGCTTGAAGACGATTTGGAAAGGGCTGTATCCAGGTTACATGATGCAAATATACCGGTAAGTCTGTTTATCGAACCTGAAAAAAGACAGATTGAGGCTGCACAGAGGACAAGGGCGGAATGCGTTGAAATCCATACAGGGAGATATGCTGACGCACCTGATCATGAGACCGAAGAACGAGAATTTGAACGTATCGCGAATGCAGCTAGGTTTGCTTATGATGTTGGATTAAGGGTCCATGCCGGCCACGGCCTTAACTACAGAAACACGGCCAGATTATGCCAATTGAGTGAAATAGCTGAATTCAGCATCGGTCACTCGATCATAGCACGGGCTGTACTCGTTGGCCTCGAAAAGGCCGTAAAAGAGATGCTCTCAATTGTCAAACGCGGCCATTTGGCCTGA
- a CDS encoding ARMT1-like domain-containing protein: MERFRYLADGENPERDAWIANFFTENHLAYEAFPHKVASPEQLKFVVFLDKQPYYYPCTQELFEKIVDKKGAETLALEYLKVWERLEPLVTSVIESPYRRDFLLSLLKIKFRHETASYVLLPSRLEKRLLQIFTRVSEIDRPLSKMKEAQNSRMAAILRSEAFHEALNDPAGIEASSLASLDKLAVDIRLLQLKRLISLSSHSELWANGAPSALKKDGLLSMMRYKPAGTGWQWLVDTIKGWLSSGQRRYVLWMGVHSGELILDLAMIRILISLGIKVIIAVKKAFYYNAVTIADMLEDPFIQEAIGKAEIITSPAISKKDLLGKLQSDTMLFIIHDGTQERFNPLLVSITFSRVFKEVDAIVLRSKTDAHCILQGPFQFTRDILAIYADGDGAVTLIEKPRHKLAVRFSETDLRTKADTLIYHMRTQKQRGKTIVFYSAIVGSIPHQMETAKEILRVFVNYLRKKQENVLVINPAEHFEPGMDADDLMYMWEIVQRSGLIDIWRFQTVEDIEKAFELMKRKVPPEWVGKDATYSTGCTKEMQIALDVQKSHPEMQIIGPSWDKFLRRKEYGVGKLYDRVLGDDFAY, translated from the coding sequence ATGGAAAGATTTAGATATCTGGCAGATGGAGAAAATCCCGAGAGAGACGCATGGATCGCAAATTTTTTTACCGAAAATCACCTGGCCTATGAGGCATTTCCCCACAAGGTCGCATCCCCTGAGCAACTTAAATTTGTCGTATTCCTTGACAAGCAGCCTTATTATTATCCATGTACCCAGGAGCTCTTCGAAAAGATAGTAGATAAAAAAGGGGCTGAGACATTGGCCCTTGAATATTTGAAGGTCTGGGAACGCCTTGAGCCACTCGTGACATCTGTCATAGAATCTCCATATAGAAGAGACTTCCTCTTGAGCCTTCTAAAGATAAAATTCAGACACGAGACTGCTTCATATGTCCTTTTACCTTCAAGATTGGAAAAGAGACTGCTTCAGATATTTACAAGGGTAAGCGAGATAGACCGTCCGCTTTCCAAGATGAAAGAGGCCCAAAACAGCCGCATGGCGGCTATCTTGAGATCAGAAGCCTTCCATGAAGCGCTCAATGATCCTGCGGGTATAGAGGCATCGAGCCTTGCCTCGCTTGACAAATTGGCTGTAGATATCCGTTTGTTGCAGCTAAAACGCCTTATTTCACTTTCGAGCCATTCCGAACTCTGGGCAAATGGCGCGCCATCGGCTCTGAAAAAAGATGGACTCCTTTCTATGATGAGGTATAAACCGGCAGGGACGGGTTGGCAATGGCTTGTAGATACCATTAAAGGCTGGCTGTCATCTGGTCAACGGCGTTATGTCTTATGGATGGGTGTTCATTCCGGCGAACTTATACTGGACCTCGCCATGATCCGTATCCTTATAAGTCTGGGCATAAAGGTCATTATAGCCGTCAAAAAGGCGTTTTATTATAATGCGGTCACTATAGCTGACATGCTTGAAGACCCGTTTATCCAAGAGGCTATAGGCAAGGCCGAGATCATAACCAGTCCCGCTATTTCAAAAAAGGACCTCCTTGGCAAGCTCCAAAGCGACACAATGCTTTTTATAATTCATGACGGTACTCAGGAACGTTTTAATCCGCTCTTGGTGTCAATAACATTTTCAAGGGTGTTCAAAGAGGTGGATGCAATAGTTTTAAGGAGTAAAACCGACGCCCACTGCATATTGCAAGGCCCGTTTCAATTTACAAGGGATATCTTGGCCATTTATGCAGACGGCGATGGGGCTGTCACGTTAATAGAAAAACCCAGGCACAAATTAGCCGTGCGTTTTTCAGAAACAGATCTCAGGACCAAGGCCGACACCCTTATTTATCACATGCGTACCCAAAAGCAGCGTGGCAAGACCATTGTGTTCTACAGCGCCATAGTAGGAAGCATCCCGCATCAGATGGAAACTGCCAAGGAAATACTGAGGGTATTTGTAAACTATTTGAGAAAAAAGCAGGAAAATGTGCTGGTCATAAACCCTGCCGAACATTTTGAACCAGGAATGGATGCAGATGACCTCATGTATATGTGGGAGATCGTACAGCGCAGTGGTTTGATCGATATTTGGCGCTTTCAAACAGTGGAAGACATTGAAAAGGCCTTCGAGTTGATGAAAAGAAAGGTCCCGCCTGAATGGGTCGGCAAAGATGCCACCTACAGCACTGGCTGCACAAAGGAGATGCAAATTGCACTGGATGTCCAAAAAAGTCACCCCGAGATGCAAATTATAGGACCGAGCTGGGACAAATTTTTAAGGAGAAAGGAATATGGCGTCGGAAAACTTTATGACAGGGTGCTGGGGGATGATTTTGCGTATTAG
- a CDS encoding D-alanyl-D-alanine carboxypeptidase family protein encodes MDAESGEILYAKNPYLKLPPASTTKIVTTLVALDHLKLNDTAVADYIAAGVEPSKLGLHPGDRMTVKDLLYSVMLKSANDASVVVAERVAGSVKRFAEMMNEKAGELGAVDTHFSNPNGLPAPNHYTTAYDLAVMFDKAEENPIFAKITKTKFTSVKIVRPSGRSKKLYIQNHNKLLWSFEGTEGGKTGYTREAMHCFAGMVKYGDRKLVVSMLGSKDNWEDVRRLLNYGFASLQHDQKSIDVAFERNKPIKHAIRIKHAIHKKRILIAKNKLKKQSKKRNITKKEFKTYTIQVAAFKKAVNAKKLKKYLAKDGFNTTLKNRDNLYRVVIKEQGTPRKIKHILTIVENKYDVKPMLLN; translated from the coding sequence ATGGATGCAGAAAGCGGCGAGATCTTGTATGCCAAGAATCCATATCTCAAACTCCCGCCGGCCAGCACGACAAAAATTGTAACAACCTTGGTTGCCCTTGATCATCTAAAGCTGAACGACACAGCAGTTGCCGACTATATAGCCGCTGGAGTTGAACCGTCAAAACTGGGGCTCCATCCCGGCGACAGGATGACGGTGAAAGATCTCCTTTACAGTGTCATGCTTAAATCGGCCAATGATGCAAGCGTGGTGGTGGCTGAAAGGGTTGCCGGTTCAGTCAAGAGGTTTGCGGAGATGATGAACGAAAAGGCCGGCGAGCTCGGTGCGGTTGATACCCATTTCAGCAATCCGAACGGTCTTCCTGCACCAAATCACTACACTACAGCATATGATCTTGCCGTGATGTTCGACAAGGCCGAAGAAAATCCAATATTCGCTAAAATAACAAAAACAAAATTTACTTCGGTAAAGATAGTTCGTCCATCAGGACGAAGCAAGAAGTTATATATTCAAAACCATAATAAACTACTCTGGTCATTTGAAGGCACAGAAGGCGGCAAGACAGGATATACCAGAGAGGCGATGCATTGTTTTGCAGGTATGGTAAAATATGGCGATAGAAAGCTTGTAGTGAGCATGCTTGGCTCAAAAGATAATTGGGAAGATGTTAGAAGATTGTTAAATTATGGTTTTGCCTCTTTACAACATGATCAAAAATCCATCGATGTAGCTTTTGAACGCAATAAACCAATTAAACATGCAATAAGAATTAAACATGCAATACATAAAAAACGCATATTGATAGCAAAAAACAAATTAAAAAAGCAAAGCAAAAAAAGAAATATAACAAAGAAAGAGTTTAAGACATATACTATTCAAGTTGCAGCCTTTAAAAAGGCGGTCAATGCCAAAAAATTAAAAAAATATCTTGCAAAAGATGGATTTAATACAACTTTAAAAAATAGAGATAATCTATATAGAGTAGTTATAAAGGAACAAGGGACACCAAGAAAAATAAAACACATACTAACAATAGTTGAAAATAAATATGATGTAAAACCGATGTTGTTGAATTAA
- a CDS encoding PhoH family protein: MLYGEHGKNLKVIENTLHVAISVRGNQVTLTGEQMDIELADRACMELYDLVKSGYSLYPKDVEFALRILTENPDAGLKTIFQDKLFISSGKRVITPKSLNQSLYTEAIRTHDIVFGIGPAGTGKTYLAMAMAVSFLLRDKVKRIILTRPAVEAGEKLGFLPGDLAEKVNPYLRPLYDALYDMLSFEKVLNLIERQVIEVAPLAFMRGRTLNDAFVILDEAQNTTSEQMKMFLTRLGFHSKAVVTGDITQIDLPEKQLSGLIETQEILSGIDGIAFIQFTKNDVVRHRLVSQIIEAYERKERRCHAQYRGENCV, translated from the coding sequence ATGTTGTATGGAGAGCACGGGAAAAACTTAAAGGTTATAGAAAATACACTCCATGTAGCTATAAGTGTAAGGGGTAATCAGGTTACGCTCACGGGTGAACAGATGGACATCGAACTTGCTGACAGGGCATGTATGGAGCTATATGATCTGGTGAAGTCAGGCTATTCCCTATATCCCAAGGATGTTGAATTCGCCTTACGCATCTTGACGGAAAACCCTGATGCTGGCCTGAAGACGATATTCCAGGACAAGCTTTTCATCAGTTCGGGCAAACGTGTCATCACGCCAAAGAGCCTCAATCAAAGTCTATACACAGAGGCCATACGTACGCATGATATAGTCTTCGGCATAGGTCCTGCTGGGACAGGAAAGACATATCTTGCAATGGCTATGGCCGTATCATTTTTGCTGAGAGATAAGGTCAAAAGGATCATATTGACCAGACCGGCTGTTGAAGCCGGCGAAAAACTAGGTTTCCTCCCAGGTGATCTTGCAGAAAAGGTCAATCCATATCTTAGACCCTTATATGATGCCCTATATGACATGTTATCTTTTGAAAAGGTATTGAATTTGATAGAGCGACAGGTGATTGAGGTCGCCCCGCTTGCCTTTATGCGAGGCAGGACATTAAACGATGCCTTTGTAATATTAGACGAGGCCCAAAACACCACCTCTGAGCAGATGAAGATGTTTCTTACAAGACTTGGTTTTCATTCAAAGGCCGTGGTCACCGGCGACATAACCCAGATAGACCTGCCAGAAAAACAGTTGTCAGGGCTGATAGAAACACAAGAGATATTAAGTGGGATAGATGGCATCGCATTCATCCAATTCACTAAAAACGACGTGGTGAGGCACAGGCTGGTAAGTCAAATCATCGAGGCATACGAAAGAAAAGAAAGGCGCTGCCACGCCCAATACCGCGGAGAAAACTGTGTTTAA
- a CDS encoding YchE family NAAT transporter: MSIDRWFEYMKFFVGLLSIVNPIGAVPIFINLTNSQASDDRHRTAVMASLTIVLVLSVSLIAGEAILHFFGISISSFRVGGGILILLMAIDMMHAHISPIRHTEEEARDVADKDSVAIVPLGIPLLAGPGAISTVILYANRNSSALHYLILLTIIFIVAGITWLCLRSASMVAGLLGKTGINIFTRIMGLVMAAIGVEFIANGLKQLLPGLG, encoded by the coding sequence ATGTCGATAGACAGATGGTTTGAATATATGAAGTTTTTTGTGGGACTGCTCTCAATCGTCAATCCGATAGGCGCAGTTCCGATATTTATCAATCTCACAAACAGCCAGGCATCAGATGACCGACACAGGACCGCCGTAATGGCCTCCCTTACCATAGTTCTGGTCTTGTCTGTTTCATTGATTGCAGGCGAGGCTATATTGCATTTCTTCGGCATCTCGATCTCGTCCTTCAGAGTTGGAGGTGGGATACTGATTCTTCTTATGGCGATAGATATGATGCACGCGCATATAAGTCCTATAAGGCATACCGAAGAGGAAGCAAGGGATGTGGCCGACAAAGACTCGGTCGCCATAGTTCCTTTGGGGATACCGCTCCTTGCCGGACCCGGCGCCATAAGCACTGTCATACTTTACGCCAATCGTAATAGCTCTGCTCTCCACTATTTGATACTTTTGACAATTATTTTCATAGTTGCAGGCATTACATGGCTGTGCCTACGCTCCGCCTCCATGGTGGCCGGCCTCCTAGGCAAGACCGGCATCAACATATTTACACGAATAATGGGCCTTGTCATGGCAGCAATAGGTGTAGAGTTTATCGCAAACGGCCTGAAACAGCTGCTGCCAGGGCTCGGTTAG